DNA sequence from the Lonchura striata isolate bLonStr1 chromosome 7, bLonStr1.mat, whole genome shotgun sequence genome:
ttgtttccaTCATCTGTCATATTTTAGTAATGTGAGTGCAGGCTGATTCATTTTAAGCATAATTTATGTGCATATCTATGTGTATACAGTGAGTGCACGGCACATTCTGTAGTGTATAACACTGCAGGCTGTTGCACAGGGAGGTGAAATGAGGACAGACTTGCCTGCAGCTCGCTGGCAGTCCCTCTCTGAGGGACTGGGCCACGTCCTGCCAGCcctctgctgctgagctgttcCCTGTCTGGAGATGCTATTAGCAGTGCTGCTGGTTTTCCCCATCATTCCTGACTTTTCTCCTGTGGCCAAAGAGGAAGTAGCAGAAATGGTAGCTGAGCCTGAGAGAACCAatccctccttttctttctctggttAAGTAGGCTGGAatgtcttttctctttcttttttccatttctgggAAACCCATTAAAgcctctccctctgctctcctcagCTGTGTTTCTGATGATTCCGTGAAGCAGTACACGTCAAAGGACCATCTTGCCAAGCACTTCCAGGTTCCTGTGTTCAAGTTTGTGGGCAAAGACAACAAGGTAAGATCAAAACTCAACTCTTAGATATTTCATCAGCTTTGATATGACTGAGGAGCCTCAGCACCAAGCTGGAAAAGGGTATGAAATGGCTGGCCCAAGGCAGGTTCTGCTGTGCCTGTTCCAGCAGTTACACCTTACAGGAGTTTGAGAAAGGTAGTTCAGGAGAGATTGATAAAAAcaactaaaattaaaatatgaaggACAGTTTTGGAACATCAGTGCCACAGCGGACTAAAATTGTTGTTGCCTCCAGGGTGGTGTTGGTGGCCCCTTGTTTGCTGGGTGAGAGAAGTGTTCTCAGTCACATTTCACAGTGCCCTTTCTTTAAAACAACACCGTTTTTAGTTTGGGATCTCTTCAGCCTTCTCTAGCTCTCGTGAGTTCAGATGCCAGCACTCCAGACAGAAGGCCACTATACTGTTTAATTCAATGTGAAACCAGGCTGTCTCTCTAGGGCAGCAGCTCTGTAGTGGGAAGACAGTGGAAGGATAATGCCATTTTCCTAATGCAAATAGCTTTCCTTTCTGTGTTGGAGGAAATTGGATCTTCCAGTCATTGCTATGCTCAGCCAACACTGCCTGCTCCAAAAAGCAtaaagctgctgctccagctacTGGAGAGCCCCAGTAGGGTTAAAACAGATGAGATCTtctaaaattcagaaattttcCTTGGCTTTCTGATTACCCCTGCTGCCTCCAACCTGCATCCTCCCATCCTGCACAATGGATTCTGCTTCAAACCTCTCCAAGTCTTTGTGGCTGCTGCTTGCAGGGATCTTGCTTGCTCTCCTGGTCATTtacagggcagggagcagcaatcctgtcactgcctgtgctgtgacAGGAGAAAAGGCAGCTGGCTCCTTGCTCTTTGCATTCTTCTTCTTCCCTCAGCTTACCCTCTCAATACCCTgtgttttcctccttcttccccttgGTTTCCTGGCTTTGTTTGCCCAGCTCACTTGAAATTCTCTTGCACATCTCCATCAATCCGTGCGAGGCTCGCATTCTCAACACGCAGCTTCTACCAGTCCCCATGAGCTCTTCGAGCTGATTCCTGCTGTTTTCATCCCTTCATCTGGAGGATCATTTCACACCATCctattccctgtctccctgctcttgcctcTGAGACCTCAGCCAGGCTCTCTGCAGAGAGCGCCCAGGAAACAGCCGGAGCGGCCGTTCTGGCCGCGGGCGGCGATGCTGGACACGGACCGTGTGCCACAGGAATGCTGTGGCACTGGccctggcagcagtgccagtggTCAGAGCTGTGCACTGACcctcctgctgtgtccccacctCAGGAGGTGTTCCTGCACTGCCGCATCCTCGTGTGCGGCGCGCTGGACGAGACCTCGCGCTGCGCCCAGGGCTGCCGGAGACGCGTGCGCAGGTCGGCCGAGCaacaggaggagcagcaggacaaggaaTCTGTTCACGTGTCAAACCACATCCTGACAGGAGGCCCCATCAGGATCGACTTTGATGACTGACACCCACCCTCTGCAACAGCATCCCTGGCCTTCCTTATCACTGCCTTCTGTTGTGGTGGTTGAGAAACCACAGGTATTTGTTAAAGCCCCGCTTGAACCTGAGGACTCATTTCCTTAACTCTGTGGTGATTATTTGTCAAGTGGTTTGGGCCCATGAGGCAGCCCTTGGAGTGTGACCCAGACTGCAGAACAGTTTGCTTTTATCTGCATTTCTTCCCAACAATCCTTTAGCTGCAGGGACCCTGTTTCTTTGCAGGCCAGAAATGTTACCCAACTTTGCCTTTCCCTACATCCACCTACAGGCCCTAGGACTGTTTGTCCTTGACTAAACAAATGTTATCCAAGCCCTTCTTGCATCAGACAGTACAAATAGTATCATAGATGAGTGTGTTTGCTGTGCAGCTCTGTGAGTGATGCTGGAGATTTCAGGTGATTGTTAATAAAAACATGTGTAAAATATATCTCATCATGTCTAAGTTCCTTGGAGCGATGCAATTGTCATTACAGGCAGCTAAAGCTCAGATCTATCACAGGCACATTTAACTGTGATTTTAAATAGCAAAAGATATTTAAtgagatttgattttttttagtggCTTTTGATAATTGCATGAAGTTTAATAGTGTTTCCTCCTGTATTTAGTGTATCATtattcttctcctttttctcccacCACCAAAAATGCCTTTCCTAAGTGCTGTGATAGCACCTTGATTGTAAGAGAAACACCATTAAACATCTATAAACACCCCCATCCCGTGCATGCTGCTGCCAAGTGTTTGTCTGGAAGGTGTGATGCGTTGCCCTGGTTAGCAAGGCCATGGTTCCAACAGAGGATTAGAGGAATgcatattaattatttatagCAATCGTTGGTAATGTGGGCAGTTCTCAggacagggctgtccccagTGAGCCTGGTGACAGGAGACATGGCAGCATTGTCTGAGTGGACACGGCAGGGGACACAGTGACTGGTGATGGTGGTGGCATCATGGTTGTCAGGAATCTTTTTGGGCTGCCAAGCTCCTTCTGAAGAAAATACAATGGATGTTGATCAGCTCCTCTGGCTCAGGTTCCTTGAGCTGTGTGGTAAAGGATTAGGGGTGtgggctggaagggaggaaGCACAGCCAGCAGTGAAGGACAACatgggacaggcagggctggaggatgAGGGGAAGGATCCGTCTCCACCGGTGGCAGTGGCTCTGCAGTGCATTCCCAGGGCTTTCTGCAAGAGGTTCCTCAGTgtgcagctctgtcctgtgTGGTTAGAGCTCTGCTGGAAGCTCCCCAATCTTCATCACCTGTGTTCTGCTTTGCTTGGAGCAGCCACATTACTCTAAAAGCCAAaatttgctgctgctctcaaaTGGGAGTGGAATCTGTTTGAAGGGACCATTTAGAAAGGAGTCACAAATCACCTCAAACATTTCAACCTATTTCACAGATTTATTTGTTCTGGCAAGTGAGATTCCATTGAGGAATGAACATTTAATGGCTGAGAGTTTAATGATTTTTCTAAATAGCTTCATGGCTGCTTTTCTAATCTTGGAAATAAGTGTATTTGTGTTACggtaaacaaaaatatttctatgatGATAAGTACGTATAAATGGAAAGACACTTTTCATGTGTTATCCAACCAtatgtgaaagaaaaagaaaggaaaaaggtttCTCCTAGGATTGCTGTTCTGCTGATTCACATCTGCAGTAGGACCACAGGGGCAGTTTCCCACTGTCACTTCTTTGTTCAGGCAGACTccattaaatatatttgttttgatAAAACAAGAGCtgggaaattaaattaattatctgGTGCCTTCTGGAGAATCAACTGGTCTTGTTTGTTTATATGGAAGGGATGTCAGGGGAGTGATGGAGAGAGAAGTTCCTTTCCTGGTTTATGTCAGTTATTGTGCAGATTATCTGGTTCTTCCTGACGAATTCACGTGGAGCAGCTTTTCCactctgcagctgaaaacagTCCTGCCAATGCACAAAATCAAGAGGAAGCCATGGGATGAGCAAAGTGGTGTCTTTGTGTCCAGAGCAGGGTGGAATTGAAGATGACCCAAGGTTCATGCAGCATCCTGTGATCAGCTGCTTCTGTGGCTGTACATCACTGGATAGCAGGAGTGGCATGGAGGGGAAGCAGGTTTTAGTTTGGTTGCAGTTTTACTGGGTTTCATGTGCTGGTTTGCTCCTACACAGGATTATTTGCTGGAGTCACTGCCACCACTTGAAGGTTCAGATATTTCCTTGTAGAGCTGCTAGGGGGTTTTTCACGTTACCACagtgaaaaatgaatttattcAGCAGCTGGCCTGCTTGGGGTGGTCTCTGGGGTTTTGGGATGAATGGTGGTCTGAAAGCAGGGAGAAATTATGATTTATCTTAGCAATGTCTCCAGCACTATCAGTGTCTGGGTACAGAGATTTTGTTCAGAACCCTTTGATTTCTCCGGTGTATGTCACCACCTGCCAGCAGTTGCTTGGCTTTAGTCTGATATCACTTGAACTCTAAGGTAATTTAAGATATTTGCCATGCAGTCAGCTGTTGAATGTAGGCAATATAGCtattttaacttcatttttgtCATTTAATCATAGGAGGGTGTTCACTGGCCAATTTCAACTGGCCACAAGCACTATTTCACCAACAGAATACAAAGTTTGGGCAGCGTCTGGAGTGAGGAATGTTTCCTTCCCATCCCTAGCCAAAAGTAGATGTTTCTTAGCTGGATAATCAAGGTTGTGTGTCCAGCCTCATGCTCTGACAGGGCAGGGAATCTCAACAATGCAGAATTCCCTCTCCAGTGGCATTAGCCCAGCTAGGAAAGGCTGTCGTTACATCTGAGCAATGTTGAAGTcctctgtgaaagaaaacactCCAGTACACCTCACGCAGTCACTTCCATTTTCCTGGTCTGGATACCAGGGGGGGTCTTGTTGTTCCAGCCCACTTGAGGCCAGCTGAATGTCTCATTGCTGTTCACTGTAAGGCAAGGATGACTGGCAGGAGTAGGAATACAGGGCTTAAATAATTTATAGCTCCATGCATACATTTTAAACCCATTTAAACTGGAAGAAAAGCAACCAAGGCAGACTCTTTCCACTCTTGTTAAATCACCCTTTTGCAGCCTTAACTTCTCTGTGGCAGATGGAGGAACATAACCATAAATATgtttgcaggagctgctgaaatATTTACATGGCATGGCACGCACACACCCAGTAGCAACATCCTTCCAACAAGAAACCCAGCTGAAAGCTGTCTGCCAGTGTTCTGTGGGGGCAAAATGCCATGCACCACTTAAAATTCTGGTTTTGCACGCAACAAAAGCTCTCCATAACAGATGGGAGTATTAACCAGTTTTAGAAGGAATGGTGTCTGAGGCTGCTGATAGCGGCCCCACAGAGGTAGCACATAAGTCCTGTCATCTGACAGATAAGGCTCCAGAATTTCTCATCCAAGGCCACTGTGAGCCTCCTGTTTCGCTCGTgcaagagatggaggtggagaCCCAGCCATTTTGTGTAAAAAGGGATCCTAAGGGCAAAGCTTTGTTAAATGCTGTAGgagaaaagtaattaaatagATGCCAGTGGATGACACTGGCAAAGAAAAGTGGCTTCCTCTCCTGAGACTGGGGGAAAAGGCTGTGATTTCACATCTGATAAATGGTGGGCTTTGGTCCTGAATATCAATTGTGTACCACAAACACCTCGAGCCCTTCCCCTTAACTCGTGCTTAAGAAATCTCCAGATGTCTTAAGTCAGTTTAGGATCCACCAAGTATTTAAATATGCAGGGTTGTCAGGGTGTGTAATGACAGGATGGAAAGTGTCAAGAGATGGGTGCGAGCAATGTACTGAAAGCAAATTACCCCTCTTCAGTCTGTCACCAGCAGTGCAAAAATGTACATAGCGTATCCATGGACTGGGAATTTCACAGGGCTTGCAGAAACCTAATGCCTTGCACTGCAAATTAGGGAGTTACAGGGTGGGGGGAGGTAATAGTACGTATTTAAGGTAAGTCTTGTGTTTATAAGCAGCGCTGCATCCTGCTTGCCTTGGAGAGAACTGGCCTGGGATCCTGTGGGCCTGGGAaggggcagtggggctgtggaGCTGCATCTGCGGCGGGCAGCAGGCACGGCCGCCCTCTGTCCGTGGGGTGGCTGTGCCGTGCCCCAGGCTGCCGTGGGTGCCCATGCCGGGGGCTGACAGGAGTCACCGTGCTGCCTGACGGGCGCTGCGCGGCTGCTCTGGCTCACAGTTCGTCGCGCTCCTCCTCGCTGCAAATGCAGGCGCTCCTCTGGCTGTTCATGAAGGGCCGGCAGCCCAGGGTCCAGACGGCGTTGAACACCGTGTCTGCCATGGATTCACAGGCTGTGGAGAAGAACAGGGCGGCCAGGTAAGGACAGGAAACCCTGAGCTCCCCAGCACGAGCCCTGCACTGAGCTCCGTGGGGTTTGCCATTGGAAGCATGGGCTGTcatcttttctctctgagaaCTGCATTTTTATAATCCTGAGGTTCCCTCCTCTCTTCTACCCAGGGTGGCATTCATTTTttaacccccaaacccctcctttCTTGCCTCTTTGAGGCCCTACTGGTTGATGGATCATCTGGGGCTCTGCAAACAGCACTGTTTACCAAACAGATTTCCCAGGAGGCCCCTATATTATTACTTCTCCTCTCAGTTTTGCCTATGGCCACTATTAATCaacatttctgggtttttttgggagttATGATGCCAGCTGCCAGCCAGCATGAAAAATCTtacagcagctggagcagctgacTGCTTGACTACTAGCCCCTCCACATCCCAAAAACATCCCTGAAAGTGCTTGTCAGTAAATAAATAGGTTAATATTAGGTCTTTAGGGTTTATTTACTGGCAGCAACACTGATAGCTGTATGCATGATGAAGCTGGGAAAGCCTTGCCTTTGGGACTGTTTTCTCCTATCTCAGCCTCTCCAAACACCTCAGAGCTCCTGTTCCTTCAGGAGGCTGCTCAGTTGGCAGGCACTAGAGAGGCTGTGGTGAGTCAGTGGGAAAACCGAGGTTTTGAATGCCAGATAAGAGCTGGGATGGCTGAGGAGGAGGACTGTGACAGGAGCTactcagagcagccctggggacaggatCTGTAGAGCCCAAGGTGAGGGGAGGATGGCTCTGAGGTTCACTGGTGTTACCTGTGCCTCctacagcagccaggacagagaTGCTGGAGGAATCTGCTCCTCCTGGCAGAGGTGGCTTGGCTCAGCCCAGGAGTTTGGGCTCTGCTCCACCTTAACTCCCTAGGATCTAGGTTTGCTTTGCTGCTGCAAGCAGAGAGCAAGAAGGAGTCAtatgaaaaagtggaaaatcTGAAGAGATGGGAAGAAGTTGGCTGTGTGAGGAACTGTTGATAAGGGTGACCATGAAAGAttggctgtgctcagcctgtaGCATTTATGTCTCAATCCATGCTTTTGATTTCTCTTGCTGGCCTGGGCACTCTTTCCATGCATTTATCTGTGACCAGGTAGGAAGCTATCTGCACTAGCGCTGCAGACTTCCCATGTGTCCTAATCAGGCTGcacctttggaaaacaaatgcaTATTTAAGGATACCTTAGAGCAGGGGGTCAGCAGAAGTTACCAAAAAAGCTCTTCTCAGACTTCTAGGCTGAGGCTTTTTAAATTAGGCAAAACCAGGGTGGCACttgagctgctggcacatctcTAGAGCTTGTTAGCACTTCTGAGTCatccagagctgcctgcagtGGCTCAGCCACTACCCAGACTGGTGTGTCCCTGGTGCCATCATCATCTCTTATCTGTGACCAGATCCCCGAGACGCCTTGGCTTTCTCAGTTTTGCTGGCCCCTGGCCATGTAAAGGTTTCAAGAGTGTGCCTCACTATCCCATTAAGGTGTCTGGGACTGCCTCCAAGTTTTGAAGGAATTGCGTCCAGggttgtttgtggttttttttcacacaTTGTAATGTTTTCTAAATGCAAATAACTGTAGGTTATTTGAGACAGAAGTGTGTGGCAGAGGGGGCAGATCTCTGTGTTCTCACCCACCTGTGACGAGTGCAGTTCAGAGATGCTGCTCCCTACTGCACAGTTGTGCATCTTTTTGGCAAGGAAGGGGCTCCCTGCACTGGGGATGTGAGGCAGGGTCCTACCTTGCACCTTGGAGACAAAGCCCAGGCTGCGCTTGAGGTCGGAGCAGATGGAGTGGAGGCACCAGCGGAACTTGGCGTCACAGCGGTACTTGTTGGCCCCACAGGTGTCATAACAAATGTCCAGCTGGTTACAGCACTTGGTCATGGCAGGAATGCCCAAGTCTAGctggggaaagagaaaagaggtGTCCCTTGGCTGGGTTCTGGCCTCAGGCTCACACAGCTGTGATGGGGTGAGGTCTAGCTGGCTCCTTTTTCAGAAGCTGTTCCTGAtagctggggcagcaggagggaatGTGTGCTGCTCCCTCACCATCTAAAGAAGGATGAGGGAGCAGCCCAGTGGTGTCAGTGGTTCAGGCTCAGTGCAGACTTCATCCCATTCTCTTCTCCTCTCTGTGTCCCAGGGAATCGGCATCTGGCAGAGAGGTGGGAAACAGCCCCACCATGACCATTTTCTAGTTTTCATTTGTCAGAGAGCTCCATGTCCTTGCCAACAGTGGCAAAGgccccttttctcttttcctctttttcccacAACCTGACAAGGTCCTGCTTTTTGGCGTAATAAACATGCCATAAGTGTTCTAATGCCTTATTTCTCAGAGATGCAATTGAGGCCAAGGACAAACACAGCATGGTCAGGGGAGTTGTGCTCCCTGTAAGCTTAGCCAATGACCCTGGAGGTGGTGGAGCAGAAGGCCTGTCTCCTGGAGAGACTGTACTTGTTAGCTTGTTATGAATTATTCCTCTTTTTGCCCTTCCTCATGTAAAATTTAGATTAATTGTTCCTTCATTGCACTTGCAATTGCCTGGTGCAGAGTAGGCACCACAGAAATGCCCACAAGCTTTGCAGTGAAATAGAGTTTCAGGAATTAAACCTAACATGAAAAATGAGCTGCAAAGAGAGCGATTGTCAGGGCAGGAATCTGCCTAATTGCTGCAGACTCCGTGGGCAGTAATAATGCATGAGCTAAATAGGATTCCCTGCTCTGAGAGCCTCCTGGGAAGGCTTTTCCTGGTGATTCCAATATGATTTCATTAATTGCCTTTAATGTAACGAGCGGGTGCATTATTAAAGCCTGCGGGTTTCATTCAGTGCTTGGCAGAGGCAaaaagtgtgggaagaggtgaAGGGGCAGGTATGGAGGATGCACTCAGGTGttgctgtgtgcacacaggtTATTGTCACtgagctgcccagcccagccttttCCTTGCCCAGAATGATGAGCTGGTGATGTGATGGAGAGCTGCATCCTTTGGGATTGGTGGGTGGGATAGTACATACACTTTCGGGTACCTTGAGCCCCAGAAAATGGGAGCTACAGCCGTTGGGTTCTTGGGGTTTGTAGTGAGGCCGTGGCATGGGagccttccctgggaaagaagagacAAGACAAATGTTAGGAAAGCTGATCTTCCCAGGACTAGGTCCAAAAAGCAAGGAGTGACAGCTCCCCTTTGGTTTGCATCCCCAAACCCTACTGCTTGCACTGCTGGCTTAGCAAGGGGGTTTCTTTCTATCCTCAGTTCATTCTTGTTGTGCTGCGGATCTCCTCCAAACTGTGCCAGACCTTGAGTGTCTGATCTTGCTCTGAGCAGGTCTTCTTGGTCCATTTTCTGCCCATGGTGATGCATTGCCAcattttgcaaataatttttgttcCTTTAATCTCTGCACTTTCCTCAGTCTGCTTAATATGCATAAAGGAGCAAGAACTCCCTCTGTGAATAATTATTTACCCAATGTAGGAAGAGTCCAGCTCCCAGCCAGTCTAGCAGTACCTTTCAGTAGcattttaatctgatttttgtGGGGGAACCTGttcagtgcctgaccaccctctgggggaagaaccttttcctcaTATCCAACCTAACcctgccctgacacagctccagccattccctgggtcctgtcgcTGCCCTGGGACAACAAACTGTAGTAATGCTCCAAAAAACCACGTGTGAGCTGAGCCTTCTGAAACCTGTCACATCAAGGGTTAAgcttctgcttccctgagcatggCTAGAGAATTTATATAGACATAAAATGGATCTAATTCAGCCCTTCAAGGCAGGGGTGGGTTCTTTTAAAGTCCATTTCCACCTCTTGCTTTTTGTCAGCGCGGGGAATTATTTAAGacactttccccatttttctgttCAGGTACCTAAAAAGCCAGTGGTTAATTCAACCATAAATCTGCTGTGCCCTTGGGAAGGCCTTGCAGCCAAAAGCCTCAGAGAGACTTATGTAGGAGTGTTCCCAGCACCTCTCAATTAAACTTTGCCAGAGCTGTTTTGCTTAAATAACAGATTTGCTACAAATAAATAACAAACTGAAATCCTATCCAGCTGTGAGACACCAACAGGCAATTTTCCCCCTCCAAAAGAGCcttgatggtttttttttttttggaaggggGTGGGAACAGGGACTCAGAATTCAAATGTTCCTGAACTGATGCAGGAGGCAGAAGAAAGTTCAAAATCTGTCGTGGGTTTTGCAGGATGGAGTCAAATTTGAGTGTCTTACTTGTAATATTGATTGTAAAAATTCTGTTCCTGCAGCACACTGACAGTTAATGGGATAAGATGACAAGTCTGAGTAGGAGTGAGACTTTTTGGGGATGTGtagatcatggaatcatggaatggcttgggttggatgggacctttaagatcatccagttctCCCTCTATTATCCAGTTCCCAGCCAATGAGAGCTGTGTTTCCAGATCTTCAATTAAGCCCAAGTCACAGCCTATTACAATGTTCTAGAAAGCtgttatgaggaaaaaaaaccctcacataAGGATTGTGCTGATCCCACAAAACATCAACTGCCTTCAGGATAAGCCCTTGTAGGAAACTTGTCTCCTCCCCTCTGAAAAACAGAGCTTTTAAACTTATAAAGTGTCCCTTTGTACTCTTTCTCAGCTAGGTCAAGTCCAAGACACCACAATTAACCTCTCTCCTACATCTTGTTTTGTAGGtagcagaaaagcaaaacaggaaTATCAGGCATTCCTGCCTCTCTACAAGCATTGACTCAGTGCCCCTGTTATCATTTATTGCTTGCCCATCCTTACAGGCAAGAAGATAGATTGCAGGCCACTGCCTTGTCGCCACAGCCCTAGAACTGAAGTTGAGTTTCCCTGATGCATTTTAATACCCTCAGGCTGTTGTAGCTATTCCAAGAGGCTGGAAAGCAGCCAGCTGGCTGATCAGCTGCTGGCAATGCAGGAGGTCTCAGTGCTGGGACATTGGCTGGGGGAGCTGAGTGTATTTTTGGGTGAATGGGTGGTCTTCAGGGCTCCTTGCACTGTTTGGGTGGTccattgttgtttgtgtgcCCCAGGCAGACAGGCTTTGAGCAGAGGTGCCTGCACACACCCAGCCTTGTGTGCCCTGTTGGAGAGAGCCTGGCTTTGAAGGCTCTTTTCCCACAGCCTCGAGGTGCCCCCTCATCTGAAGCCCTTCAGGACCAAATGAGCAAAGCAGTGAAGTCTTGTCTGGCCAGGAGGAAGCTACAAGGGCTTcactcccagcccaggctgTTTGTTTCCCCAGTGAGACTTTGTAAGCAGGAGGATATTTGCCAGTAAATGCTAGTGTAACCCTAATGTCCTGATTTAAGGGAGTTATCCATCAAGTTGGCTGTTTTCAGACCTCAGTAGCTGCTGAAAAATCAGGAGAGTCTTACAGCTGGAACTGCCAAGTGTTCAGCTGAAGATGGATGTGGCAATCACAGGTGAGTCCTGACCTTTACTGTGGCAAAATAAGCTATTTTTGGTCTCTCTTGGCTGAAATGGAAATAAGTAGAAGgaataatttctgtttcatgcctggggaaaaaaagcaatcaGGCCTTGATTCAGCACAAAGATGGTTTATGTTCACCCTTCTGAGCAAGGACTGGATCTCACTGATTTGGGACCATCCTGGCATCCTCTCCAGTTTGCAATGTCTGTGCCAGAGATTAGCAAGGAAGGGTCCAGCAAGCCCCTTGGAGCCACATGGGCAGCATTTCAGTAGTGTCCTCCTTCAGACAGTTATTAATGAGCTGTTCAGCAGAGAGTGAGAACTGGGCTAACAATGggcttgttttcctttctggctAAAACACTGTTCCTTTGAGATGCAGGGTGCTCCTGGGATGTGAGCAGGGAtttgtgctgctctctggaGATGCTTTTTCTAAGGACAGGCAGGGATAGCCCTCTGGATGTGTCCAAAAGCAGTAACTCCTGCATGATGTGGTAAGTCCTGAGGCTCTGTGAAAGCA
Encoded proteins:
- the PLA2G12B gene encoding group XIIB secretory phospholipase A2-like protein isoform X2, with amino-acid sequence MRLLLRAALLCLALRRGQGSEQPAPRSPGQQDSQAESSFPDWGIETIRDGFETVNSYFDSFLELLGGRNGVCQYRCRYGKAPMPRPHYKPQEPNGCSSHFLGLKLDLGIPAMTKCCNQLDICYDTCGANKYRCDAKFRWCLHSICSDLKRSLGFVSKVQACESMADTVFNAVWTLGCRPFMNSQRSACICSEEERDEL
- the PLA2G12B gene encoding group XIIB secretory phospholipase A2-like protein isoform X1; amino-acid sequence: MRLLLRAALLCLALRRGQGSEQPAPRSPGQQDSQAESSFPDWGIETIRDGFETVNSYFDSFLELLGGRNGVCQYRCRYGKAPMPRPHYKPQEPNGCSSHFLGLKVPESLDLGIPAMTKCCNQLDICYDTCGANKYRCDAKFRWCLHSICSDLKRSLGFVSKVQACESMADTVFNAVWTLGCRPFMNSQRSACICSEEERDEL